A single Penaeus chinensis breed Huanghai No. 1 chromosome 42, ASM1920278v2, whole genome shotgun sequence DNA region contains:
- the LOC125048008 gene encoding uncharacterized protein LOC125048008 — MATFQRSGAASTDTYLKYLGEIPELAQLTFCFRLYLTQARDEIIVLSYAHPEHDDELYIGFHYRNKKLMMRCCNRKWERDVRLKLELRSWSSICVALDLGGGNNEVLQDGLIKFGVENDILDPLHVRGGGMLYIGQEQDRPGGGFTRTQSFAGSLVDLRLYDKTLSKDGMENYTKCEPMHVSTIPIFSFAEITNDFENSKVEIKRESNNHFCSKQTPYDILFPEVQTFHQASHFCHALGSTLKVPKNKDENTALNKQYLSHVNSCSSIWIGIQRNVTGRYWYDRTNQRKITYANFGNQVAFDDSEACASFKRSQDTVSSGGWSPRSCTMEFCAVCHSDKISFLKLRGLCERSLFDHEYFLSDEKGVPVFNGVYYSIMTKHLPPENASASDFGYWQLLRLDNPSINATFPLKFPTHYPVGLNNWTVSNDACGSHEVMLRMTSCMEHQFSCDDGTCIPIHQRCNKEINCLDESDEISCDFLSFPSMYDEKSPPPRLHLSTPVNVSVYVLLLSMRAFDLTGFNFVCEIEVRFSWKDSRLMLNHLKTDSSLNIIHLTEQKPWMPKVEFFGDALTTSNVITRHSFLMALRNTDPLPDNNEKLWEDETFEGRHNPLVLVQKLTVTTSCQFDLITFPFDTQSCKLGMVLGGLTKDYIALVAEGPGVKYIGKRKLMAYYLKEEVMKAEDVGNYSGQVIEMKFRNLSTFYVTSTYIPTFIIVVIGYIVFFFPVEDFNERIMVALTALLVEAAFFTQMSASIPQTAYLKLMDIWFVYCITSLFLVVVTVAFINWCKKSAPGCLLWIRKKNGRASERLQARRTALAFRLNTLCRIVCPILTGLFFIVYLTMAALIEIPKLPIEIPNYQSFLS; from the exons ATGGCAACGTTTCAGCGTAGTGGAGCTGCCTCTACAGACACTTACCTGAAGTACCTTGGCGAAATACCAGAGCTTGCCCAGCTTACCTTCTGCTTCCGCTTATATCTCACTCAAGCACGTGATGAAATCATAGTGCTTTCATATGCCCATCCTGAACATGACGACGAATTATACATTG GGTTTCATTACAGAAATAAAAAGCTGATGATGAGATGCTGCAATCGCAAATGGGAACGGGATGTGAGGTTGAAATTGGAACTTCGTAGCTGGTCATCCATTTGTGTGGCTTTGGACCTTGGTGGTGGGAATAATGAAGTCCTTCAGGATGGGTTAATCAAATTTGGAGTCGAGAACGACATCCTTGATCCTCTTCATGTGCGTGGTGGGGGTATGTTATACATTGGCCAGGAACAGGATCGGCCTGGAGGAGGATTCACCAGGACCCAAAGCTTTGCAGGATCCTTGGTGGATTTACGCCTTTATGATAAGACCCTGTCTAAAGATGGTATGGAAAACTACACCAAATGTGAACCTATGCATGTCTCTACAATACCTATTTTTTCCTTTGCTGAGATTACCAATGATTTCGAAAATAGCAAAgttgaaataaaaagagagagcaataacCACTTCTGCAGCAAGCAGACGCCCTACGATATCTTATTTCCGGAGGTACAAACCTTTCATCAGGCTTCTCATTTCTGCCATGCCCTCGGAAGCACCTTGAAGGTACcaaagaataaagatgaaaacacaGCCCTTAATAAACAATATCTTTCGCATGTCAACAGTTGCAGCAGCATTTGGATCGGAATTCAGCGTAATGTGACTGGAAGGTACTGGTATGACAGAACAAACCAGAGGAAAATCACCTATGCTAACTTTGGGAACCAAGTGGCATTCGATGATTCTGAGGCCTGTGCATCATTCAAACGAAGCCAAGACACTGTTTCTTCAGGTGGATGGTCCCCCAGAAGCTGTACAATGGAATTCTGTGCCGTCTGTCACTCTGATAAAATCTCATTCTTAAAGCTGCGTGGACTATGTGAAAGGTCACTCTTTGACCATGAATACTTTCTCTCTGATGAGAAAGGTGTACCTGTATTTAACGGAGTGTACTATTCTATCATGACCAAACATCTTCCCCCTGAAAATGCTTCAGCATCTGATTTTGGCTACTGGCAGTTGTTGCGCCTAGATAACCCCAGCATTAATGCAACATTCCCCCTGAAGTTCCCTACTCACTACCCGGTGGGCCTTAATAACTGGACAGTGAGCAATGATGCTTGTGGCAGCCATGAAGTCATGCTCAGAATGACCTCATGCATGGAACATCAGTTTTCCTGCGATGACGGAACTTGCATCCCCATCCACCAGCGATGCAACAAGGAAATCAACTGCCTCGATGAATCGGATGAGATCTCTTGTGACTTCTTGTCTTTTCCATCTATGTATGACGAAAAGTCGCCACCGCCACGCCTCCACCTGTCTACCCCAGTTAATGTATCTGTTTATGTCCTGCTCCTGTCGATGCGTGCCTTTGACCTCACAGGTTTCAATTTTGTGTGCGAAATCGAAGTGCGTTTCTCGTGGAAGGACTCTCGGCTGATGCTGAACCACCTCAAGACAGACAGCTCACTGAACATCATTCACCTGACAGAGCAAAAGCCTTGGATGCCCAAAGTGGAGTTCTTTGGAGATGCTTTGACCACAAGCAATGTAATTACGCGCCATAGCTTCCTCATGGCTCTGCGGAACACAGACCCTTTGCCTGACAACAATGAAAAGTTATGGGAAG ATGAGACTTTCGAAGGCCGTCATAATCCACTGGTGTTGGTGCAGAAGCTCACTGTCACAACTTCATGTCAGTTCGATCTCATAACGTTCCCCTTCGACACACAGTCATGCAAATTG GGTATGGTGTTGGGAGGGCTGACAAAGGACTACATCGCTCTCGTGGCTGAAGGACCAGGCGTCAAGTACATCGGCAAGAGGAAACTGATGGCGTACTATCTGAAGGAGGAAGTCATGAAGGCTGAGGATGTG GGAAACTACAGTGGTCAAGTGATAGAGATGAAATTCCGCAACCTCTCCACCTTCTACGTCACGTCAACGTACATCCCGaccttcatcatcgtcgtcatcgggtacatcgtcttcttctttcccgTCGAGGATTTCAACGAGCGCATAATGGTGGCTCTGACGGCGCTCCTGGTCGAGGCTGCCTTCTTCACGCAG ATGAGTGCCTCGATTCCCCAGACAGCTTACCTCAAGTTGATGGACATTTGGTTTGTGTATTGCATCACCAGCCTCTTTttggttgttgttactgttgccttCATCAACTGGTGCAAG AAAAGTGCCCCTGGCTGCTTGCTGTGGATCAGGAAAAAAAACGGCAGAGCCTCTGAGAGACTACAGGCTCGTCGAACTGCTCTCGCCTTCAGGTTGAACACCCTTTGTCGCATCGTCTGCCCCATTCTCACCGGTCTATTTTTCATCGTCTACCTGACCATGGCCGCACTCATCGAAATACCTAAGTTACCCATTGAAATTCCGAATTATCAAAGTTTTCTTTCTTAG